CGTACAGGCGTTCCTGGGATTTCACCGGCGGATTGACCGTGTCGAAGATGTCCCCGGCGATCAGCAGCACATCCGGCTGCGCCAGTTGCAACTGGCGCAGCAGCCAATCGAGAAAACACGCGTGCTCGAAATCGCGCTCCTGGCCGTGCAGGTTTTGCCCAAGGTGCCAGTCGGAGGTGTGAAACAGACGCAAGGTGAACTCCGCTACAGAAAAGAGGTGATGGCCGCGAGGAATGATAGGGCGGCGAAATGAGGGAGAGTTTACAGATTATTGCACCGGTGGGGCTTGTCCCAGCGGTACGCCGCAGGTCATTTCGACGATTCAACATCCAAAGATCGTCCGCTCGCGGCCCGAGTCTTCGGCAGCTCCTGCACATAATTTGTAGGAGCTGCCGAAGGCGCGGGCCGCGATCAGACGATCTTTTGCTTTTACTTAGGATAAAGCGGCGGCAAGCCACTCTCACCCACGGGATCCTGCACGCGCTCGGCGGCAGGAATAGTGCGAATCGCCCGCCACAAATCCTCACCCTGCCAATGCTGCCCGGTCTCGCTATACAGCGCGCCGTTCAACCCATCCAGCGCATCCGATAACGGCACGAACCGCGCTGCCATGTCCGCCAGTGTTTCCGGTTGCTGCCGCGCCCACGCATCCAACGCCTGGCGCGTGGCATGCGGGTCGTTGGCCTGGCTGGCGCGTTTGATGTCATCCATTAACGTGCGTGGGCTCGGGCCGGTTTGCGCGGCGCGGTGGATCGCCGGTTGCCAGCGCGCGCGCCACCAGAGGCCGAAGCCGAGGAGGGTGGTGCAGGCGAGGATCAGGGTGCTGAGTTTCCACCACCACAGGGTGTCGTTGTCTGCCGTGCTTGGTTGCAGGGTGCCGGCCGGGGTGTCGATTTGCAGGCTCGGGTTGTTCGCCACTTGCAGGGTGCGCGCGGGCAGACTGCTGTGTTCGAGGTGGTCTTCGAAGGTGTTCCACCAGACCACGTCGACGGTTGGCAGATCGATCAAACCACTGCGGTTCGGCACCAGCGCTTCGCGTTCTTCGCGGCTGCCGACGATGCCCCGATCGCTGCTCTGGTTGCTCAGCACCGGTTGGTCGGGGTAACGGCGCAGGCCGTTGACGTCGGTGGCGGGCAGGGCCGGCAATTGCGAGCTGGCCAGACCTTCGACTTTCAATATCAGGCTGCGGGTCAGGGAGTCGCCGACCTGGGTGTGGTCCGGTTCCGGGCTCCAGCTTTCGCTGAGGCTGAGGCTGCGCGCCGGCAACCATGGTGCATCGACCGGGTAGGTCAGCGGTTTCGGTTTCACCGTCAGCGGGATCGACGCGGAGCTGACACGCATCAGTTTGCCTGGCTTCGGCCCCGAGGCATCCTGTGACGGCGCCGTATCGACCAGCGTGGCGCTGAACGTTTGCGGGGCGATCGTCAGCAGGCCGCTGTGTTGCGGATAGATCGCGTAGCGCATTTCGATCACGCCGTGGCGCAGGCCATTGATGTCTTTTTCATAGGTGCGCGTGTCGCCGAGCTGTTCGATGCGCGCATCGGCGATTTGCAGCGGGCTCAGGCTGCTGTCGTCATACAGCGACACCGAGTGGTAGATGCGCAGAGTCAAAATGGCCTGGGCCTGCACATAGACGCTGGTCTGATCGAGGCTGGCTTCGATGAACACTGGATCTAGGCCGTTCTTGTCTTCGCGGTTGTCACTGGCGATGACTTGCACGGTGATTGGCTGGCTCTGCGCTTCGCCCAACTGCAAGGGCGGGATGACCACGCTGCCGTTCTCTTTCGGCAGCAAAGTGATGATCCAGCGCGTGGTCGCGCGGTTGTCGCCGTTAAGGGTGTTGAGCTGGTTGACCTGGCGCGTGCCGCGCACCTCGAACAGCGGTTCCAGCGCCGACAGGTCAGGTTTGCCGAACTGGGTGACGTCGTCCGTTTCGAGGATGAGCTCGACCGTCTCGCCGGAGTTCAGGCGACTGCGATCCACGCTGGCCGACAGCTCGGCCGCCTGAGCAGAGGCCGTGCAGATCAGCAGGGGCAGCAAGAGAGCGGTGAAGCGGGTCATCGAGTGTTTTCCTGATCCTGATGTTGTTGCTGTTCGTACCAGAATTTGCGGCGCAGCAGTTCGCCCGGATCGTCCGGAATCTTCCCCAGCCATTGCTCCAGCGCCTGACGCTGTTCGCCCTCGAGATTGTTCTCGCTCGGGCGCAGCGTCGGCACGGTGTCGGTTTCTTCTTCCTCGGTGCTGCCCGGTACCTCGTTGGGGCCTGGCAGCGGCGGGGCGGTTGGCGGCGGTTCGCTGGCCGACTCGGTCGCTTGCGCCTCGCTCTGGGTTTCGCTGCTCACCGCCGGCGGGGGCGCGGTGGTAGGCGAAGGCTCATCGCCGCGCAGACTTTCTTCGTTTGGCTGGTTGTCCGGTTCGGGCGGCGGCGGGGCGTTTTTCTGCTTCAGCAGGTTTTCCACCAGCGCCTTGTTGGTCTGCGCCGGGCGCAGATCCGGTTGCAGCTCCAAAGCCTGTTCATAGGCGTCGATCGCCGCTTCCAGCTCACCGCTTTTCGCCAGGGCGTTGCCACGATTGTAGTGGGCGCGGGCATCGCTGCCCTCGGCGAAACGCTGGGCGGCGCCACTGTAGTCGCCGGCCTCGTACAACGCCACCCCTTGCCACTGATGATCTTCAAAATGCTGCGCGGCTTCGGCCGGGCGTTTCTGCTTGAGCAGGTGCAAACCCTGCTGATCCGGGCGCAACCACAAGTCTTCGAAATCGAAAGCGTAGCTCGGTTGCGGCAGGCACCACAGCAGCGGCAGACAGAACAGCCAACCACGGCGTCCGGCACAAGCGGCCAGCAACAGCAGCGGCAACAGCAGCCAATAACCCTGATCGGCCCAGGTGTCGAGGCGCACGGTCTGGCCGTCGTCGCGCAGGCTGCGCGGGCCATTGAGCAGACCAAGGGCGCCGAGATCGCCTTCGTCGAGACGCGCCGGATGGTACTCGCCGCCGACGCTGTTGAGGAAAGTCGCCAGACCGGGGCTGTCAAGTTGCGGCACACGGATCGCGCCTTGCTCGTCCTTGAGGAAGCTGCCGTCCTCCTGGGCAATCGGCGCACCTTCAGCGGTGCCGATGCCGAGCATCAGCAGTTGCGTCGACTCGCCATTCAGAGCGCGGCGAATACCGCGCCGTTCTTCTTCATTGAGCGACGAGCCGATCAACAGAATCCGTCCCTGACCCAGCGCGCCTTGCTTGAGCAACGCCAACGCTTTGCTCACGGCCAGGTCGGCGCGGTGACCGCTTTCCGGCATCAGTGACGGCTTGAGCGCGTCGAGCAGGTTGCGACTGGTCGCCAGGTCATCCGACAGCGGCACCAGCGTGTGCGCGCTGCCGGCATATACGACGATGGCGGTCTGCGCGTCGCTGCGCGCCTGCAACAGATCGAACAGCTTGCGTCGCGCCTGTTCGAGCCGTGTCGGTGGCGAGTCGGTGGCGAGCATCTCCGGGGTCAGTTCGAGCACGACAACCAGCGGATCGGCGGGTTTTTGGCTGGTCTGTTCGACGCGTTCCCAGCTCGGCCCGAGCAAGGCCAGGATGGTCAGCAGCCAAGCCACGCCGAGGGCGATCCACGGCAGTTTGCTCTGGCGCCCACTGCCGCCACTGAGCAGCGCAGCGTGAAATGCTGGCGGCAGAATCATCTGCCAGCGACCGGCGCGTTTCTGTCGGTGCCAGAGTTGCCAGATCAGCCAGCCGAGCAGCGGCAACAGCAACAGCCACCAAGGGCGGAACCAGTGCGGCCAGAGCGCGATCATCGGCGCCTCCGCAGACGCAAACGCTGCAAGCGCTCACGCCAGTCCGGCAGTGGACTTTGCAAATACAGTTGCTTGGTAAACAAGCGTTGCAGCGGATTGTCCGGCCACAGTTCGCGGACGACCAGCAACAGACTCAACCACAGCGCCAGCGCCAGAGGCCAGTGATACAAGGCTTGCGCCGGGCGCGCCTGGGTCGGTTGCTGTGTCACCGGTTCGAGTTGGTCGAGGGTGTCCTTGATCGCTTGCAGCTCCAAGCCGTCGTGGGCGCGGAAGTACTGGCCGCCAGTGATTTCGGCGATTGCCTTGAGCGCCGGTTCATCCAGATCAAGGCTCGGGTTCACACTGAGCAGGCCGGTCGAGCCGCTGTCCTCGGGATTGGCGCCGATGCCGATCGGGTAGATTCTGACGCCTTCGCTGGCAGCGAGTTTTGCTGCGGTCAGCGGATTGATTTCGCCGCCATTGTTGGCACCGTCGGTGACCAGAATCAGCACACGACTTTGCGCCGGACGCAGGCGCAGGCGTTTCAAGGCCAGACCGATGGCATCGCCAATCGCGGTATTTTTGCCGGCAATGCCGATCCGCGCCTCGTCGAGCCAAATGCGCACGGTGCGCCGGTCAAACGTCAGCGGCGCTTGCAGATAGGCCTGACTGCCAAACAGGATCAAACCGACGCGGTCGCCATCACGGCTTTCAAGGAAGTCGCCGAGCAAATGCTGCACCAGCGACAGCCGACTGACTTCTTCGTCCTGCCACTGCATGTCGGGAAAATCCATCGAACCGGATACATCCACCGCCACCAGCAGATCGCGGCCACTGGCGGCAATCGGCAACGG
This window of the Pseudomonas fluorescens genome carries:
- a CDS encoding BatD family protein, which encodes MTRFTALLLPLLICTASAQAAELSASVDRSRLNSGETVELILETDDVTQFGKPDLSALEPLFEVRGTRQVNQLNTLNGDNRATTRWIITLLPKENGSVVIPPLQLGEAQSQPITVQVIASDNREDKNGLDPVFIEASLDQTSVYVQAQAILTLRIYHSVSLYDDSSLSPLQIADARIEQLGDTRTYEKDINGLRHGVIEMRYAIYPQHSGLLTIAPQTFSATLVDTAPSQDASGPKPGKLMRVSSASIPLTVKPKPLTYPVDAPWLPARSLSLSESWSPEPDHTQVGDSLTRSLILKVEGLASSQLPALPATDVNGLRRYPDQPVLSNQSSDRGIVGSREEREALVPNRSGLIDLPTVDVVWWNTFEDHLEHSSLPARTLQVANNPSLQIDTPAGTLQPSTADNDTLWWWKLSTLILACTTLLGFGLWWRARWQPAIHRAAQTGPSPRTLMDDIKRASQANDPHATRQALDAWARQQPETLADMAARFVPLSDALDGLNGALYSETGQHWQGEDLWRAIRTIPAAERVQDPVGESGLPPLYPK
- a CDS encoding vWA domain-containing protein, which encodes MIALWPHWFRPWWLLLLPLLGWLIWQLWHRQKRAGRWQMILPPAFHAALLSGGSGRQSKLPWIALGVAWLLTILALLGPSWERVEQTSQKPADPLVVVLELTPEMLATDSPPTRLEQARRKLFDLLQARSDAQTAIVVYAGSAHTLVPLSDDLATSRNLLDALKPSLMPESGHRADLAVSKALALLKQGALGQGRILLIGSSLNEEERRGIRRALNGESTQLLMLGIGTAEGAPIAQEDGSFLKDEQGAIRVPQLDSPGLATFLNSVGGEYHPARLDEGDLGALGLLNGPRSLRDDGQTVRLDTWADQGYWLLLPLLLLAACAGRRGWLFCLPLLWCLPQPSYAFDFEDLWLRPDQQGLHLLKQKRPAEAAQHFEDHQWQGVALYEAGDYSGAAQRFAEGSDARAHYNRGNALAKSGELEAAIDAYEQALELQPDLRPAQTNKALVENLLKQKNAPPPPEPDNQPNEESLRGDEPSPTTAPPPAVSSETQSEAQATESASEPPPTAPPLPGPNEVPGSTEEEETDTVPTLRPSENNLEGEQRQALEQWLGKIPDDPGELLRRKFWYEQQQHQDQENTR
- a CDS encoding vWA domain-containing protein, whose amino-acid sequence is MFEFAWPWIFLLLPLPWLMRLVLPVADSGEPALKVSFLADLEGLARRRARANLPAWRQQAPFILLWLILLIAAARPQWLGEPLPIAASGRDLLVAVDVSGSMDFPDMQWQDEEVSRLSLVQHLLGDFLESRDGDRVGLILFGSQAYLQAPLTFDRRTVRIWLDEARIGIAGKNTAIGDAIGLALKRLRLRPAQSRVLILVTDGANNGGEINPLTAAKLAASEGVRIYPIGIGANPEDSGSTGLLSVNPSLDLDEPALKAIAEITGGQYFRAHDGLELQAIKDTLDQLEPVTQQPTQARPAQALYHWPLALALWLSLLLVVRELWPDNPLQRLFTKQLYLQSPLPDWRERLQRLRLRRRR